In Risungbinella massiliensis, the genomic stretch AAACTCAAAGGAATTGACGGGGGCCCGCACAAGCGGTGGAGCATGTGGTTTAATTCGAAGCAACGCGAAGAACCTTACCAAGGCTTGACATCCCGTTGACCGGGGTAGAGATACCCCTTCCCTTCGGGGCAACGGTGACAGGTGGTGCATGGTTGTCGTCAGCTCGTGTCGTGAGATGTTGGGTTCAGTCCCGCAACGAGCGCAACCCTTATCGTTAGTTGCCAGCATTTAGTTGGGCACTCTAACGAGACAGCCGGTGAAAGCCGGAGGAAGGTGGGGATGACGTCAAATCATCATGCCCCTTATGTCTTGGGCTACACACGTGCTACAATGGCCAGTACAAAGGGTTGCGAACCCGCGAGGGGGAGCTAATCTCATAAAGCTGGTCTCAGTTCGGATCGTAGGCTGCAACTCGCCTACGTGAAGCTGGAATCGCTAGTAATCGCGGATCAGCATGCCGCGGTGAATCCGTTCCCGGGCCTTGTACACACCGCCCGTCACACCACGAGAGTTTGTCACACCCGAAGTCGGTGAGAGAACCTTACGGACTCAGCCGCCGAAGGTGGGGCAGATGATTGGGGTGAAGTCGTAACAAGGTATCCCTACCGGAAGGTGGGGATGGATCACCTCCTTTCTATGGAGTATCTTTCATGATACAAATTGGAATGTCTTACCCGGCTATGTTACTCTCACCTTTCGTTTTCAGAGAATATGACTTTTTACCCTTTGCTATATAGCAAAGGGTTTTTTTATGCTTTCGTTTTTTGAAAGGATGAAGCATGTTATGATAGGAAAATATGAGGAAGACAAAGAATAAAAGGTAGGAGAACAAAAAATGTCGCTAACACAAAAGAAACGGATCACGTTTCTCTTGTATCTCACCATAACGTTCATTAGTTCCATAGGATTAAAGTTAGTAGGTATTCCAAACTATAAGATTTGGGAAAAGTTGTTTCCCAACCTACTTTGGCTAGGAATGATTCTAGGGATTCTCTGGATACTTTTTCAAAAAAGAGTCCGAATTGTATCAGAGAATACAGAGTGGTGGACTGTACTCTGGTTTGGATACTTATTTACTTTGTTTAATGTATTTGTGCTTCGTAACACTTATTTTAGCTATAGTGGAGTAGAATCAGATCTTGAGTTTGTTACAGCAGCTATTACCAAATATGCAAACTACCACACATTTGTTGATTTTACATACAAAGATTTAGCAGCTTTTTATCCCCCGCTATATTTCTATATTCTGGGGAAAATAGCTGCCATTATCGGGATCGAGCCTTATCAAATAGTGCGTTATGCTCTGTTTGCCTTAGCAGCAATATTGCCTCCGATGATTTACCTGTTATGGAGTCGGCTGATTTCCAAAAGGTTTTCTATGGTATTCACGATAAGTTTGTTTTTACTACTACATGTTAGTTTTTTTCACAAGCAATATGAGTTTCTGAGTTTGGCGCTGATTATACCTTGGTGGTTCACATATGCTCAGCCTAAAGTAAAACCTGACGGGAGAAAGCGCTACTTCTCTTTGCTTGTTGGGGGGATATTGGGTGCCATACTTTTTCAAACATATTATTATTGGTTCTTTTTAATGATCCTCTACCTGATTTTGCAATTTTGGGTGAGTCTATATCAAAAAAGGTCTTGGCAAGCTGCAATGAGACTGATTGGTCATCCATTATTAGTCTTAGTGGTGGTTGCTTTCTTTAGCGCGCTTTTTTGGTTGCCGCTCTTAATAAATCTTTTTGAATATGGAGTCTATCCATCTCAAGCGCATTACTTCAAACAATATATGTTAGATCTACCTCTGCGATTTTCTAGTATGAGTGACTTTGCATTTGCAATAGGATTCATCGCGCTGATTTTTATGACACAAATCAATAGTTATTACAAACGATTTGGTTGGTTAATGATTACGTGTATCGTGTGGCAAATGTTGGGGCATGTAGGATTGGCAATAGGGAAGCCGCTTCTTCACTTTAAAATGTTGGACTTTCTCCACTTACTTACTCTTATTGGGATTGCTGGAATCATTAACTGGGTTACCAATTTAGACAAATTCAAAGAGTATGCGAAAACAATATTAGCTACAGTGCTCATTTTGCTCATTATGGTCAATGGTCAGATTATCACTGACTTCCAGTATGGCGAGGCTTATCGAAAAGCTGTGACAGAGAGCAAACCGAGTGATGTAAAATACGTGCAACAAAATTTAGACTATAAAGGAAAGGTATTCTTAACAGATCAATACAAGTTACATTCTTTTCTACCAACCTATGACTTTATCTCTTGGGGTGTTTTTTATTCTCATCATTCTGGGATGAGGGAAGAACGAATTGAATTTTTGGATGAGCTCTCTAAGTTTCATAACCCGGTGTTTATCTCGTATATGTTGCGTAATAACCGGTTCGACCAAATTGACTTCTTATATTTAAAAGACAAAAACGTCATTGAGTTTACGATGGATCCCTATCCAAATGTTTCGCGATCTGAGCTTGAGAAGAAAAAGATTTCCTTTGATTCTAGTGCGTTGACTGGAGGAGGTTTTGTAGACAAAGGGCGAGGAATCCTACAAATTACCGAGCAGTCAGATGAAGTAGTGCCTACGTTTACAGAGGAAGAGAAGCGTTTTGCAAAAAGATTTTTGGATCCTAAGCTACTAAAGCAAATAAAAATCTAGAAAAAAGGCTTGCATAAATTGTGCAAGCCTGTTATATTATTTCTTGTCGCCACGAGCGGCACACAAAATGAAACGCACCTTGAAAATTAGATACAGAAAGCCAAGTAAGAAAACGTAATAAAGTTTTCCTACGACATCAAATATCGTGGAAGTCTTTTACGTTTTGTTGCAATCACCGAAAAGTAATGACCGAGGTAAAGCTACTAAGGGCACACGGTGGATGCCTTGGCGCCAGGAGCCGATGAAGGACGGGACGAACACCGATATGCTTCGGGGAGCTGTAAGTGAGCTTTGATCCGGAGATTTCCGAATGGGGCAACCCACTTGCTTGAAGAGCAAGTACTGCCACCTGAATCCATAGGGTGGTAAGAGGCAGACCGGGGGAACTGAAACATCTAAGTACCCCGAGGAAGAGAAAGCAAACGCGATTCCCTGAGTAGCGGCGAGCGAAACGGGATTAGCCCAAACCAAACATCTTCGATGTTTGGGGTTGTAGGGCGTCTCACTAGGAGTT encodes the following:
- a CDS encoding arabinofuranosyltransferase, with the protein product MSLTQKKRITFLLYLTITFISSIGLKLVGIPNYKIWEKLFPNLLWLGMILGILWILFQKRVRIVSENTEWWTVLWFGYLFTLFNVFVLRNTYFSYSGVESDLEFVTAAITKYANYHTFVDFTYKDLAAFYPPLYFYILGKIAAIIGIEPYQIVRYALFALAAILPPMIYLLWSRLISKRFSMVFTISLFLLLHVSFFHKQYEFLSLALIIPWWFTYAQPKVKPDGRKRYFSLLVGGILGAILFQTYYYWFFLMILYLILQFWVSLYQKRSWQAAMRLIGHPLLVLVVVAFFSALFWLPLLINLFEYGVYPSQAHYFKQYMLDLPLRFSSMSDFAFAIGFIALIFMTQINSYYKRFGWLMITCIVWQMLGHVGLAIGKPLLHFKMLDFLHLLTLIGIAGIINWVTNLDKFKEYAKTILATVLILLIMVNGQIITDFQYGEAYRKAVTESKPSDVKYVQQNLDYKGKVFLTDQYKLHSFLPTYDFISWGVFYSHHSGMREERIEFLDELSKFHNPVFISYMLRNNRFDQIDFLYLKDKNVIEFTMDPYPNVSRSELEKKKISFDSSALTGGGFVDKGRGILQITEQSDEVVPTFTEEEKRFAKRFLDPKLLKQIKI